A segment of the Nitrosopumilus sp. genome:
ACGGCTCACAGTCAATAAAAGAAAAATTCATAGTTAAACTAGCGATCATTGTACAATAACCAATCTGAACGACAAGACACAGCAGATGCACTAAGATGCAAATTTGTCCCTAGGCTCAATTTCCAATGATTTGTTAAAGCATTCCATTGACTCCACATATCTTCCCAGGCTGCGAAGTGCAACACCCTTGTAATTCCAAAGATCAGGATCATTTTGATTCAAGAAAAGTGCCTGTTCAAAGAATCCCAA
Coding sequences within it:
- a CDS encoding tetratricopeptide repeat protein — encoded protein: MVQIDSLVKTGKSLMTDGKFDDALGFFEQALFLNQNDPDLWNYKGVALRSLGRYVESMECFNKSLEIEPRDKFAS